The Colius striatus isolate bColStr4 chromosome Z, bColStr4.1.hap1, whole genome shotgun sequence DNA window ACCTGCTTCCTGCTGATAAACAGGACCCATGAGCTCCATTCCTGCCTTCACAGGTCAGGGTGCTGCGGCTGCTGTGGAGGAGGAGTCTTGGGTGTGGGGATGTCTCAGCAGAGTCACCATATGGCTCGGAGTCCCCAAGCTGAGGGTGCACAGCGATGGCTGGTTTGCCCTCATAAACCCCTCTAGACCAAATGCCGCCACATTAAGGATGCTGCCTGCTCTGCGTTTAAAACTGCTAAACGGTCTCTGTCTGGAGCTGAGGGCATCCTGGAGGCTATGAGCTCACTGAGACACGCTTCCAGTGAGCATTTCACAGGATGCACCAATGTAGGACATTCAAGAGCCCGAGGGTTACACCCAGAAGACAGTGGAATAGCATGTTCCTGCATGTAGGTTGACCTCGGGCACTGCCACACTAAGTCATTAGCCTAATCATCTGCTAACAACACGTCAGCCAGAGAATTTCCCCTCAGCACTCCAGTCTTGGCTGCCACAACCTACGTGTGGCTAAAGCATCTTCCAGATGGATATTTGATCTAGATGCAGAGGATGGAAAACTCACTGCTCCCTTTGGAACTGTACTTGCAGTTACCTCCTTCAGATAAAACCAACCTCTGacctcccctctgcccagctTCAACTTCTAGCCATTGTTTCCTGCCCACTTCTTTTTTGTGCTGCCAGAGATGGTTACTCTCTGCCTAAAGGGGCTCTTCCCTGCAGGAAAACACAGCTTCAGCTCCACTGCCTTCTATCTGGTGAACCTGAATGGCTTACTCTCACCAAGCCCTTCAAACCAGCTTAGTGAAACCTGGCCACAGAGCTGACTTGCCCTCAGTCTCTGTCCTGACCACAGTATAAGAGCTTTCACAGCTCTGTAGGCCAGGCCTGTCCATCCCTCCGTTGCCCTTAAACCCACCTCCAACATCTTGCCAAGAATGCAAACCACTGGAAGGGCCtcattggatttttttctacagcACTATGGTCTTAATTTGCTTCTTGTAAACCACACTAATTTTCTAGGACGGCTAATTAAAACACACACTTGAAGTCCCTGGCAGGACTCAGACAGGGGAAGCCCACATCAAAAGGGTGCAGCTAGCACTTGCAGCTGTCTCCTCCATTATCACAGGCACTGCCCATCTCCCACTCTCCTGGGAAATAACAAGTTGTTTTCACATTGACTGAGGTCCCTTACTCCCACCACTTTTACTGGAAGCTGCTTCAGGATTTTGCTCCCAGCCTTTATCTGTTTAACAGCCAGTTAATCGCCATCTGTTGCTAGTTGAATACCTTTCTTCAGAGCCTGTTTATCTCTTTGATATCTGCTTCCAAAGCACAGGCAGCGAAGGTGGCTGTGCAAAGACCTCCGTGGGAGGAggtgcagagcccagaggaCTTTGGGGATTTGGGAAGCACCCTGGCATGCAGGGGCAGCTTCTGCCCACTCTGGGAACCGGGAGAAGAACACTCACCACCAGCAcatgctccagcagctccaggtagCCATCGGCACACTCCTTGCCAAAGCGCAGCGCCCGCTGCCGCACGTCCCCACTCACCTCCGGGTGGTAGGCGGCTTCCTGAAAGCCAGAGGCAGGGAAGCCCCAGTTCACATTGTTCCTGCTGGCACCCACAGGGCCCCACATCcgtcccctgccctgcccaccccacatCCCCTGTCCACCCCACCTTGCAGGCGCGCAGCATGTCCGCGATGGCACGGCGGCTCAGGTTGGCCGTGGCGATGACATCCTCCTGCCGACAGGAGTTGCCGGCAGCCACCGCTTTGGCTGTGGCCATTGTGATGCCCTTTGTCATACGGATGAAGTCCTCTGGGGTGGAGACCTTGGCAGGAGGCACAGGGGAGGAGAAGACCTGCAAGGTGAAAGGCACAGGTGAGGCACAGGACAGCAGtgaggggcacagcatggggcgggatggtgaggggcagtGGTGAGGGGCACGGCATGAGGCAGGATGGTAGCAGGGCAGCAGCGAGTGGCATGGGGCAGGATGGCAGTGGTGAGGGGCATGGCACGGGGCAGGATGGTAGCAGGGCAGCAGTGAGGGGCACAGCCTGGGGTGGTATCATGTATCGTGGCTGTCCTCACCGCCAGCTCTTGGCGGATGTGCTCTATCGTGGCCTCCAGTGCCCGTGTCCCTTTTGTAGCCTCATCCTCGACGGCCTTCACTGTCTTCAGCAAGGAAGTGACATTTGTCACCATCACCTGTGGAAGGGAGACGAGACACAGCTGAAGCCCTGCACAAGCTCTGGGATGCTGCCAGCACCTGTCCTCACCTTATGATTTGGTCCAAAACAGCCCTGTCCCCAGACTCCACTCACACCACCTCATCTTGCTCTCCCATCAATGCTTCCTTTGCATGTTGTGCCACACCTTTTATGTGCCCCTTCCTCCCCCACCTTGCCCTGGCTGCCTCCTAGTTGTCGTCCTGtccccaggcaggcagagaaGCCCCTCCTTACTTTCTCCACTCTCCCCCTCAACTTCCCATCACACCCAGTTCAGACCTTGGCAGAGTTCTTCAACTGGTAGACAGCAGGATCATCCCCAGCTTtgccagcagctgctttggTGGCGCCAATCAGATCCCCAAGTGCCTTGGCCACATCCTTCACAGCATTTATCAGGACCACCTGGGGAAAGCGAGACCAGGACAACAGCTTGGCTACAGTCACACTTAGGCTGGGGCTGGTGTGGCCCAACAATGTGAAATTTGGGCAGCCCAGGACATATGGTATGCATTTATACAACATACAGTGCAGTCAGTATAAGCCAAATCCCAGCCAGTCCTCTACACAACGTACAGAGTCCAGCCTAGAGCATCACACACCACCTTCAACACAGCTCCTCCAAGCAAGCTACAAGCAGACTCCATTCACACCTCCCAACCCACCTGCGTCTCTGGGTCTTCAGatcccaggctggcagcacccAGCTTCACCACCTCTGCCAGGCGGGTGATGGTGGACACAGAGgactgggcagcctgggctagCTTCTCCTGGCTGGCTGTGGCGTTCTGCACCAGGACCTTGGTGTCCTCCACCAGCGCTTTGGCTGTCTTCAGGATGCCCTCTCTGGGGAAGAGTAGGGAGTCAGAGAAGATGCagccctccacagcacccagagtcctTGGGCTGTTGAGAGACTGCAAACCCTGCCTTCTCGTATTTATACACaagctggagaagaaacagagTCAGCGCGACCCAAACACAGAGCTGATCCACAGCTCAGGAAGACAGGAGATGCTGCGACACAGCCTGAGCCCTGCCTCTGGCTAAGCAAGGACTGGAGGAGGTGCCTGGGTACCTGTGATCAGCAAAGGTCTCTGAGTTCTCCCGGTTGAGGGTTCCTGCCGTGGCAAACATGATGGTGGTGTCGAGGTCAGCAATGATGCCCGAGACGGCGCTGGCTGCAGTGATGCAGGCCTGCGTCCCACGGTTCCCAGCCTGCAGCGCTGCCAGCACGTGAGACACCTGCGGGGCATCAGCAGCAGGGTCAGCAACCCCCACCACACATTAAAGAGGGGAAGTGGTGATCATGTGGTCTGGACACCTCTTCTTAGcttctgtgtatttattttcaccCTCTATTTGTTGTGTTTGGACTCAGCTTCAAAATGAATAAAGTTCACGTGACGGGCATCATCGGCACCACAGCTCACTCCCTCTTTGGCTGCTAgactcaagtttctgtactcaGGCAAGCACTCACAGTAGAACTTTCCTGTTGGAAAGCAATCTTTGAAGGAAAGGACTTGCTGGAAGTCCTGATCATGCAGGCACACACCAGGCACTATGAAcaagtgttttgcttttttactaTTGCTGACAagctggttttgcctgggccaggtttttggcaGCTGGGGgaggctacaggagtggcttctttaaacaaagacctGCCAGAAGCTCCCCTTGTAGCTCACAGGGtcaatgccagtcagttctaagatggacttgtagctgaccaaggcctggccaattagtgactgatgCAACATCTCTGTGATTAATTGAgcaggggaagaagttgctgcacagctgctaaactgcagctGCAATAGGGAGTGACATAAGCTTCTGGCAACAATTTGTTTAAAAACGCCCCTCCTGCAGATCCTtggctaccaaaacctggcccaggccaAACCAAACCACTACATAAGCCTTGCTGCTCTATCACTGCCTTATTGACTAGAGTTTTTTAGCCACGTTTTCATCTACTTTTCAGACGTTCTTTGGCAACACTTTCTACTACGCTAGCAAAAGAGGGAGGGGAGATTGATCACCCAGCACGAGCTGCACACTTGTCCGACATGCAGCAGACACTATGCCCACCATTGCAAGAGTTGATTTGGAGACTTCTGAGGTGCCACCTGTGTACAGATCAGTCTCTCTTGGCAGGCCATCATTGGCAGATAGCACCTGGACATCATGCTCACCCATCACAGCACCAGCTGCCATTATGGTACCTGGAGAGGGGGGGATCCATCCTCCATTTCACCCGCTGGGCAAGGTAAGCACGGCTGGGAGCCAGCAGAGCCCAACAGGACCAGGGGAGAACCCAGTATGGCAACTATAAAGGTACATGGCTCATTCAGTGTTCCTCCTACCTTGCCACACCACCATCCCCCTCTGTGGATCACTCACCTTCTCAGAAACTTTGCGTGCACTCTCTATCAGCTCCTTCTTGGTGTAGGCGTCGCTGGGGCTGCACTGCAGGGCTCCAGCCTTAGTGACCAGGGCAGCACAGCCATggcccagctcctgcactcGGCGCTTAATATGGGAGCCGATCTGGAGgggaaggtgtgtgtgtgtgagagagccTGCAGGGAACTAAACCCCACACCTGTGACACCCCCTGGGCAACACCAGCCATTCCCCCACACAGATCCTCTCTCCTgatccatccacccacccaggAGGGGTAAAAAGGAAACATGGCTTTGCTCCACATTTCCACACCATATTGCAGGAGGTGTGAACGCTGCTTGTCTCCAGCTCTGAAGGGAGATTTGGGTGTCCCTGTCCTCTGCTTGGAGGCCCCAGCAGACCCTGCTCTGCCCTACAGCATGCCCCAGCACTGTCCCCCATGCCCGCACCTCCTCATTCTCAGCGGTGAGGGCAGCTGGCTTGGCCTCTTGTGCCAGCTGCCCATAGTCATTGGTGAGCTGGTTGGCCAGTACACCCAGCTCGTCTGGGTTGGTGGTGGATTTGGTGACCTGCCAACAGAAGAAgagcaggagttggaagggccctgcgcTGGGCTGGGTGGTCGCTTGCCTGAGTGGCAGGCAGTGACAGGCATGCTTGCACCCACCATCTCCTGCACAGTCACTGCAATGGCCTTGGCTGTCTTCACCATCGTGGTCTGGTAGTCCACAAAGGTCCCCTCTGGCTCACCCATTGGCCCCTCATCAAGCTGAAAGAGACCATTTAGAGACTAAGACTCCATCTCCAGCCCAAAGACCTTGGGACACTTGACACAGACTCTTCCTCTCTCCTACCCTCAGGCCCAGTCAGGTCCCCTCCATGCTTCTCTCACCTGGTTGATGGCCTGGGTGATAGAGTCCACCATGCCCCCTACAACACCTGCAGCACTGGCTGCCTCATTCAGGGTTGTGGTCAGGTCCTCCACCGCCTCCTTCATCATctgcacagcctcctccagagcCTCCTGGGTGTGGGCAGCTTGCTGTGAGGACAAGCCAGAGTGAGGGGAGCAGTCAGCAGGTCCCCTCCCGAAAGAGATGCTGCATGCTGACCCCAGGGGTCCGTGCCACATGCCCACACACCAAGGGGAGCACACCACGGACATGTGCTCTCCCTTCTCACCTTGGGGTTCCCACCGGCCTCCTTGGCTGTGTACAGCATCTGCAAAGCAGACTCAGCCAGCGTTTTGGTCTGGTCCAAGAGGTTCATCTGCTGCTGGTGGTTGGGTGTTTTGGAGGCAGCGCCAATAGCTGCCATAATGAGTGGCTCAAAGTACTGAGCCATCTGGGATACCTAGAAAAGAGCAGAATCAGCAGCTCTGTCTGCCTTGCACCTCTCCTCCAACCGTGACCTCCTCCAAGTGCACTGAACACCCTGCCAGCAACCCCCCATCACCGTGTTACCTTGTGTCCCAGCTGTGAGGCCTCAGCCCGTGccgcactggccacaggctcaATCAGGTTGCTGATCTCCTGGACCGCTGTGATCATCTGGTTGTGCAAAGCCTGTTGCAAAGAGAGGGTGTTgtgtgaggctgcagcagggctgaagTCACCACGTCCCaccaggagctgggaggcaAGGACAGCCATCctgttcagcctgcagcagTGTCCCTGACCCACCTCCTGAGAGATATCTTCTCGGGGGGCCAGCTGCTGGCTGATGGCAGCGAGGGAAGCCTGGTCCACCTCCCGCATGCATTTGTTCAGGACCTCGATGGCCTCATCACACTCCCGCTGTCCTGGAGCTTTGTCCCTGCAGGACAGATGGATCAGCCCAGTGCTGGCAGGTTTTGTGCCAACCCTTCACCCTCAGCCTcggctggtgctggtgagggaCAAGATCCCTCTCTCTGGGGCTCTGGGGGAACCCAGCAACAAAGAGCCTGGGCATGATGGCTTGTGTTCCCATCAACCCATCTTCTGACCCATCGCTTGCCTTGCCCTGACAGCTGTGGCCAAGGAGAAGATGAGCCAAAACATCCCCAGGGATGTGATGCTCACTCAGAGCAGGGGTACCTGCCAGCAGGGATAGGGCCATTGCCAAGCAGGCCAGGGCACGACTCGCCTCACCTCATGTTGGTGATCAGCTTCTTGATGGAGTCTGAGACAGTGCGAGAGTGGCTGGCCAGCACTGACCACTGCGGCGGGTCCTTGGGGTTGACAGCCAGAGAGCGGGCGGTCTGGATAAGGCCAGCAGAGCTCTCCAGCATGGTCTTGGCCGAAGACACAATGGGCTCCATGGCTCTGCGCCCCTGCGCCAGGAGATGACAGATCAGTGGTGTGTGCAAGGGACTGTGCCTCAGAAGTTACCCTCCCTCCCGTGATCCTCACCTCTCAGCAGCCCCTCAAAACCAAACACCTTTCCAAGCACCAGCCCCAAAGTGGGACTCCACCTCAAGCTCCTCCCCACTCTTTGGCAGCTCCCATCACAACAGcatcctccctgccccctgcagCATCCCACCTCTGGGCTGATCTGGGCAGGAACAGTGGCAAACTCTGGGTTGGAGGCAAAGGCCGTCAGGTTATCCACGGCCTCTATGAGAGGGGCGGTGGCGGCGCGGCACCGCTCCCGGTTCTCCTCGTTGAACTCGCCATCCAGGGCCTGACGTGGAGAGACCGGAACAGTCATCCAACCCCCTCCACGCCCCAAACACTATCCCCACCGCAGCACCCTAGCAAAGAGATCCCACCTTGATGGTCTTCACCAGGTTGGCCGTGCTGTTGGCCACCTCCTTGGCTGACTGGACGAACTGTCGTTTGGCCACAGGGTTGGCAGTGCGGGACGAGGCCAGGCGGCACGTGTTGCACAGGGCTGAGGTGTGCTTTGCTACAATGGTGGCTGCTGACAGCacctgcagggagcagcaggggcaggCGGGAACCACCATGACTCTCTGTCCTCACCATTCTCCCTTCCCACCAGCCTCACATAAGGCACCAGTGAGCACACAGGTCTCTCTTGAGACCCAAGAGAGATTGTCAAAGTCCTGCATGTCCATACAGACCCCCATCTGGATTGCCACCATTGCACCAAAGCCACCAGCTGGTTCCTGGCACAGCTGAGGCACTAGCCATTATCTTGTCCAATTCCAACTAGCTTCACACTCCTTTCTCTGTGTGCAAGAAAATGCTTGCCAATCACTCAGCTCATACTCACCTGGGACTGGGTGCAGGCAGGGTCCACCAGGTTCTGGCAGGCCATCTGGATGGCTTGGTTAGCTCTGGCGAACTGAGTGGGGTCTACCAAGCCCTGTTGTCCAGCCTGGCTGTTGGGGTCTGAGACCCCCACGAGATAGGCAGCCTAGGAGCATGAGGGAGGTGGTGAGAGctcctgcacaggggagagGCTCAGAGCAGGCATGAGCTGCAGGGGACGCTGGCAGCACCATTCCACACGCCCAGGCTCTGAGGGGCAGGGGAGAGGTGCAaacagcaactaagcaccagagATAACATTCAGGGCTGGGACTGAGCATATCTCACCTGGGCAGCTGCCTCGGTCAGCCCACAGAGAGCTTTGGAGGCGGCACTGATGGAGTCTCCAAACTCGGGCAGTTTGCTATTCTTGGCGTTCTGGGAGATGCCAGCCATGGACTCACCCAGCACCTGCAACACACACCACTCTCTGATCAGAGATCATTTCCTTCTCCCATGCCATGCTCCCTGGCTCAGAGCTCACTCTGCTTTATCAATAGGGGAGGAACTGTCTTTTCCCTTGCCTCCACATCCTTCCCAAATCTCCCCCTCCAGCCCAGGGCTTACCTTGGAGTTCTCCATGACACTGTCAAGGCAGTTGAAGTAGGACATATCGTTGACAGTCTGCATGGGGTTCTCCAACAGCTCCTTCACCGTCTGCAGGGACATGGATGTCACATCCAAGGGAAAAGTTTGTACCATCCACTTGCATCTCTTCTttgctcccctcctgccccttgCAGCGGGGTGTAGCTGCCCCTTTCCCACCACCTCAGCTCCTCCATTGCCTTGTCAAGATGTGGCTTCTCACCTCCAGCTCCCGTAGAGCATTGTCACACTCCTTCTGGCCTGGTGCCTGCTGGGTGCACATGGTGATCAGCTGGTTAATGCTGTCGGTCACAGCTCTGCcagagagaagggagaaagacCCCACAGATCAATGCCAGCTCAGCCACTCAGCCCCACTGCTACAGCAAACAGCTCATGGGCAGAAGCTCCTCCTACCGCGCTGCAGCTGCCAGTTGATTCTTGAGgttgggggctgcagggtcgGCAGAGAGTGCCTTTGcggccagcagcagcttgctggAGGACATGGAGATGCTCTTCAAGTTCGACACCACCTGTGCCTGGTCTTCTTTATTCTGCAAAGGGCCAAGGAGAGTTACCTGCTGTTGGTTTTCAAgctccacacccaccctgggTGTCCTCCAGCAGTTTTCAAGCTGAGCCGGTTCCCTTCATCTAACTTGTCTGCCAAAAGCAAGGATATGGTGGCAGTACTTGCTGAACAAACCCAAGCCActatctctgctgctgctgtggttctGCACAGCTCCAGACCTTATCTCaacagctgtgctggctgcagctaCCCTAACCACCACTGCCTGGCAACCCTACCAGTGGTCAGACACCTTCTCAGGCATCCCAAACCTTTCACCACACCCAGGATCGCCCAATGGGCGCTTGCACTCACCGGGGACTGGCTGGCCATCTCCACTCCCGCCTGCAAGAACTCATTGAAATCCTGTCCAAATTTGCCAGAGGACTTGGCCAGGTCTTGAGGGGTGCCACGTGATGCCTGCACCAGCTCGTTGGCAGACTGGTTGAGCCCTGCGGCCGCCCGGTTCAGCTGGCTCTGCGCCTCCTGGAAGCTCTTGctgctgggagggaactggaggCAGGGAGAGTAGTTAGGAGAGGcagtgaggaggatggagaaggAAGACGGAGGATCTGGCACACGCCTGGAGACATGCTACAGAGGAAGCCGGTGCAGACAGACTGGCTTGCATTCCTACAGggcttcccctccctcccttccccttctAACCCAGCTCAGCTCACCGAATCTGCCAGCAGCCTCTTGCTGGCGTCTCCCACCATGCGGATGGCAGCATCCACGTCCCGCTGCCCTGGCAGGCAGTTAACGCAGCGGCTCAGCGCCTGCGACACCGCCTTGGCCACCTGTGGAAAACCAAAGAGTGGTTACGTTCCCCCGGACACGGCCCTGCATCCCTCCTGTGGGCTGGCGCCCTGTTTCCCCATACCTGGGCCAGGCGCTGCTGGCTCTCCGGGTCGCCAGGCTTGGCCACCGCCTTCCGTGCCTCCTCGATGAGGTTGTTGGCTTTATCCATGACGTCGCTGGCACACTCGAGCATGGCGCTCTGCACCTGTGGGTCGGGGGTGCTGGCTGCCACGCCACGGGCCGCCTGGCTGAGCGAGCGCAGCGCCTGGGCCACCTCGCGGGCAGCGATTCCTGCAGGGACAGAGAGgtcagcagctgccagcacagcccccgagccgagccgagccctGCTGCAGAGAACAGTACCTGTATAGTTCTCGTTGCCCTGGGCCACCTCTCCCAGGAGGTGAGCAATGGCAGAGCTGACAGCTTTTGTGCTGTTCCCCAGGTCCTGGGCACACTTCTCCATCTGTGAGGGGATGAGTGGGTGACATGGTGGTGGACAACACATTCTGGCAGCTCCCCTGCCCTGGCATCCACCCCGCATCACTTTGTAACACCCTGTGCCATGGCCTCACCGTCTCTCCAGGCAGAGGCTTGAGCTTTCCATCACGGGCAGCTGCCTTGGCTTCCTGCAAGTCCCTCTCCAGGCTCTGGACCAGACCCAGCGCAGAGTCTATCTCCAGGGGTCCGCATGCCTCCTGAGCCTGTGACGGGGGAGAAGGGAAGTTGAGCAGGGTGAACACTGAGCCcaccctgctgcagcagagactgcACTCCGCTTTTCTGACAGTTGGGAGGCCCCTGCAGGACAGGACCCATCCTCTCACCTTCTGAGCAGCTGTACGGAGCTCAGCCAGTGCTGCGGCCAAGTTCTTGGCACACTGGCTGAGCTGCATCGCAGATGCTTGGTCTGTGATGGTAGGGACAGTGGCCTTGGCTGCAGCTACCATCTTCCCACCAGGCTGTTGGGCCAAAagagaaaggctgtgagaaggAGAGAAACGCAGCATCTCTCTGCTGCCCCCATGCAGCAGGCTTCCCACTACCTTAGAAGGCCAGGCATGGGAGGAAAGCTCTAATGCTAGAGCCAGTGCGGGAGGCTCCCGAAAGCACAGGTACCTGCAGGAAGTTCTGGCTGGCAGCAATGAGTGCCAGCTGGGCACTGGGGCTGTCTGGCTGCGACTGGCTTCCTCGCACGCCCTGCACCAGCATCGGGATCTGCTCCGCCACCACCTGCCAGAGAGGAGGATCACTGGAGAGGCTTATCCTGGAGGAGATGGAACTAATCCAGAACCAGTGGCTATAAGACTTGCTCCTGGGGGAGCTGTGTGAGGATCCCAAGGTCCTGTCGGCTCACTGCAGCCACACATCAAACTCTGAAGCAGTTGAAGGGagaagggctggggagaggcagtAAAGGAGATGCCAGGATCAGGCCTGGGCCCTTACCTTGCAGCTctgcaccagctgctgctgtgcagcagggTTCTTGTTGGAGGAGGCAGCGTGCTGCGCAGCAGCGATGGTCTGggtggcagaggcagcagcttgcTTGGCTGCATGCTGGTAGGGGAGGCATGGGTTAGCACTGGTGGCAGGGCAGCCTAGCCTGGCctgagcccccctgccacacaccacagcccagctccccatTAAACATAATTTCCTGTGTCTCTGCCCACGACACAGAAGCATGCCAAGCACCCTTGATGCCCAGTGTCCCAAAACAACACAGTGCACACCAGGGAAGGGTGCAGCAGGGAagtctctgcaggatgcagcacAGACACTGTACATGGAAACAACTTTGCCTCTTTGGAAAGTGCAGGGGCTCCTGTTAAGGTCTCACCTGGTGACTGTACCTGCTTGCCCCCAACAGCCCCATGCCCAGCATCTCACCTCCAGCTTGTGTACAAGCTTCTTCTTGATGGCATTCTGGGCTGCCGCATTGGTTGCCATGCGGAGCCCCTCTGCTGCCTCGCggagccgctgctgctgctcctcactgtctgggtgtgctgcagctccctggagaACGGAGGAAACCCATCACACCTTGCAGAGACCACAGGGTCCTTTGTCctcctgaagcagcagctgtgctctggCCTGATGCCTGGGAGTCCCCCACAAGGCCACCTAGCTGCTTATGGTGCCAGGCAGATGCTCAAAGAAGAGCTAACAACTCTTCTGCTACCACCCAAAGCTCGTGAAGGAGCCTCACTCTGGGAACCACTCCAGCACTCAGGGGCTGCTTGTCCCTTCCCCAGTACTGAGCCAATGGCACcggatggggctgggggacaaAGCCAGAATCCATCCTGACCAGGCCGCTGACCTTCGCAGCCTCCACCATCTTGGCAGTTGCATCCGCCAGGATCTTGGCTGCGCTCAGCAGCTTGCGTGAGTTCTCCAGGTCTGTCTCTCCCTCCGCATCGGCTTTGATGGCATTGACAAGGTCGGAGGTGGCCTGGGCCAGAATACGAGCCTGACGCACCATTTCCCCTGGGGCAGAAAGGAAGGCTGGCCCATTAGCAATACCCACGAGTTCACCAGTACCTCCCCACCTGCCTTGCACCTGCGCTCACCAGCATCACCCATAGAGCTGAATATGTTCTCGGTGACATTGAGGATGGTGTCAGTGGCCTGGTCGTAGCGCCCGATGGGCTGCCCGCCCAGGGCGTGCTGCTTGATGTGTTGCAGCAGGTCGTTCAGGGCCTGGGTGACGGCCGTGGCTGCCACCCCCACCTGCTTCAGCAGCTGGTCATCATTGGTGGCTGCCTTGGAGGCCTCCACACAGCCCTCTGCTGACTTGGCCACCAGCTTGCCAGCCTCGATCAGCTGCTCCTGGCAGACTGGGGAGCTGATTGTGGGAGCCACTAcctggaaaggaggaaaaaggctgGGCAGTGAGCATTGTGGGACAGCTGTCCCCAAACTTCTGCACCTCCAAAGTGTAATTTCACTGCTTAGGCACGGTGGCAAGAACCCCAGCCTGAGGCAGACCACACTTCTGGTGCCAGATCCCTTATGTCCCACCTGAGGGACATAACACACCTACAGTCCCAACCCTGGAGCTGCTACCAGCCAGGTGATGCTTGCAATCACACCAAGGCAAGGGTTAAAACCCCACTGTTTACCTTGGTGCAGGCTACCAGCTGGGAGGTGGAGAGGGCACACTGGGTGGCAGCAGCGATCACTTGCGTCTGCAGCGCAGAGTCCTCTGTTTTCTGAGCCACATTCTTGGCTTTGAGCACCAGcgcagctgcagcactggccACTGCTTTCGCCAGCTGCATGAGCATGTCCTGGAGGGGGATAGAGAGGGTCAGCTTGGAGcaacagcaggagcagcaccagcagccaccTGCCTGCAGGGCTCTTGTGAAACATTCAGTGGGGAAACGTGAGCTCTCAGGAGCCTTTCATCCACTCTGTCCCAGCACCAGCCACACCAATACCTGGAGTAGCTGGCAACACCTTGACCCCATCTCTACTGCGTGCTACAG harbors:
- the TLN1 gene encoding talin-1 isoform X2; the encoded protein is MVALSLKISIGNVVKTMQFEPSTMVYDACRMIRERVPEAQMGQPNDFGLFLSDEDPKKGIWLEAGKALDYYMLRNGDTMMYKKKQRPLKIRMLDGTVKTVMVDDSKTVTDMLMTICARIGITNYDEYSLVREIMEEKKEEVTGTLKKDKTLLRDEKKMEKLKQKLHTDDELNWLDHGRTLREQGIDDNETLLLRRKFFYSDQNVDSRDPVQLNLLYVQARDDILNGSHPVSFDKACEFAGYQCQIQFGPHNEQKHKPGFLELKDFLPKEYIKQKGERKIFMAHKNCGNMSEIEAKVRYVKLARSLKTYGVSFFLVKEKMKGKNKLVPRLLGITKECVMRVDEKTKEVIQEWSLTNIKRWAASPKSFTLDFGDYQDGYYSVQTTEGEQIAQLIAGYIDIILKKKKSKDHFGLEGDEESTMLEDSVSPKKPTVLQQQFNRVGKAELGSVALPAIMRTGAGGPENFQVGTMPQPQLQITSGQMHRGHMPPLTSAQQALTGTINSSMQAVHAAQATLDDFETLPPLGQDAASKAWRKNKMDESKHEIHSQVDAITAGTASVVNLTAGDPADTDYTAVGCAVTTISSNLTEMSKGVKLLAALMEDEGGNGRQLLQAAKNLASAVSDLLKTAQPAGAEPRQNLLQAAGLVGQTSGELLQQIGESDTDPRFQDMLMQLAKAVASAAAALVLKAKNVAQKTEDSALQTQVIAAATQCALSTSQLVACTKVVAPTISSPVCQEQLIEAGKLVAKSAEGCVEASKAATNDDQLLKQVGVAATAVTQALNDLLQHIKQHALGGQPIGRYDQATDTILNVTENIFSSMGDAGEMVRQARILAQATSDLVNAIKADAEGETDLENSRKLLSAAKILADATAKMVEAAKGAAAHPDSEEQQQRLREAAEGLRMATNAAAQNAIKKKLVHKLEHAAKQAAASATQTIAAAQHAASSNKNPAAQQQLVQSCKVVAEQIPMLVQGVRGSQSQPDSPSAQLALIAASQNFLQPGGKMVAAAKATVPTITDQASAMQLSQCAKNLAAALAELRTAAQKAQEACGPLEIDSALGLVQSLERDLQEAKAAARDGKLKPLPGETMEKCAQDLGNSTKAVSSAIAHLLGEVAQGNENYTGIAAREVAQALRSLSQAARGVAASTPDPQVQSAMLECASDVMDKANNLIEEARKAVAKPGDPESQQRLAQVAKAVSQALSRCVNCLPGQRDVDAAIRMVGDASKRLLADSFPPSSKSFQEAQSQLNRAAAGLNQSANELVQASRGTPQDLAKSSGKFGQDFNEFLQAGVEMASQSPNKEDQAQVVSNLKSISMSSSKLLLAAKALSADPAAPNLKNQLAAAARAVTDSINQLITMCTQQAPGQKECDNALRELETVKELLENPMQTVNDMSYFNCLDSVMENSKVLGESMAGISQNAKNSKLPEFGDSISAASKALCGLTEAAAQAAYLVGVSDPNSQAGQQGLVDPTQFARANQAIQMACQNLVDPACTQSQVLSAATIVAKHTSALCNTCRLASSRTANPVAKRQFVQSAKEVANSTANLVKTIKALDGEFNEENRERCRAATAPLIEAVDNLTAFASNPEFATVPAQISPEGRRAMEPIVSSAKTMLESSAGLIQTARSLAVNPKDPPQWSVLASHSRTVSDSIKKLITNMRDKAPGQRECDEAIEVLNKCMREVDQASLAAISQQLAPREDISQEALHNQMITAVQEISNLIEPVASAARAEASQLGHKVSQMAQYFEPLIMAAIGAASKTPNHQQQMNLLDQTKTLAESALQMLYTAKEAGGNPKQAAHTQEALEEAVQMMKEAVEDLTTTLNEAASAAGVVGGMVDSITQAINQLDEGPMGEPEGTFVDYQTTMVKTAKAIAVTVQEMVTKSTTNPDELGVLANQLTNDYGQLAQEAKPAALTAENEEIGSHIKRRVQELGHGCAALVTKAGALQCSPSDAYTKKELIESARKVSEKVSHVLAALQAGNRGTQACITAASAVSGIIADLDTTIMFATAGTLNRENSETFADHREGILKTAKALVEDTKVLVQNATASQEKLAQAAQSSVSTITRLAEVVKLGAASLGSEDPETQVVLINAVKDVAKALGDLIGATKAAAGKAGDDPAVYQLKNSAKVMVTNVTSLLKTVKAVEDEATKGTRALEATIEHIRQELAVFSSPVPPAKVSTPEDFIRMTKGITMATAKAVAAGNSCRQEDVIATANLSRRAIADMLRACKEAAYHPEVSGDVRQRALRFGKECADGYLELLEHVLVILQKPTHELKQQLAGYSKRVASSVTELIQAAEAMKGTEWVDPEDPTVIAENELLGAAAAIEAAAKKLEQLKPRAKPKQADESLNFEEQILEAAKSIAAATSALVKAASAAQRELVAQGKVGAIPANAVDDGQWSQGLISAARMVAAATNNLCEAANAAVQGHASEEKLISSAKQVAASTAQLLVACKVKADHDSEAMKRLQAAGNAVKRASDNLVKAAQKAAAFQDHDETVVVKEKMVGGIAQIIAAQEEMLRKERELEEARKKLAMIRQQQYKFLPSELRDEEQN